The Camelus bactrianus isolate YW-2024 breed Bactrian camel chromosome 32, ASM4877302v1, whole genome shotgun sequence genome includes a region encoding these proteins:
- the OSBP2 gene encoding oxysterol-binding protein 2 isoform X3 — protein MAHTCRGTINLSTAHFDTEDSCGIVLTSGAKTYHLKAGSEVERQQWITALELAKAKAIRMMSSHSDDSGDDDDTASPTDRTELHDTVRNLSLKLDDLSTCNELVAKHGAALQRSLSELDGLRTPYESSEKLKAVNERATLFRITSNAMINACRDFLELAETHSRKWQRALQYEQEQRIHLEETIEQLAKQHNSLERAFRSAPGRAANPSKSFSEGSLLTTKGEDSEEDEDTEYFDAMEDSTSFITVITEAKEDRKAEGGTTGSVDWTSSDNVLDGASLVPKGPSKVKRRVRIPDKPNYSLNLWSIMKNCIGRELSKIPMPVNFNEPLSMLQRLTEDLEYHHLLDKAVHCTSSVEQMCLVAAFSVSSYSTTVHRIAKPFNPMLGETFELDRLDDMGLRSLCEQVSHHPPSAAHYVFSKYGWSLWQEITISSKFRGKYLSIMPLGAIHLEFQASGNHYVWRKSTSTVHNIIVGKLWIDQTGDIEIVNHKTKDRCQLKFLPYSYFSKEVARKVTGVVSDSQGKAHYVLSGSWDEQMECAKIVQSSPSSPSSDGKQKTVYQTLPAKLLWKKYPLPENAENMYYFSELALTLNEHEEGVAPTDSRLRPDQRLMEKGHWDEANTEKQRLEEKQRLNRRRRLEACARGCGAEEAEKEAEVYMPLWFEKRLDPLTGETACMYKGGYWEAKEKQDWHMCPNIF, from the exons ATGACTCTGGGGACGACGATGACACTGCCTCCCCGACCGACAGGACTGAGCTGCACGACACCGTCCGGAACCTCTCCCTGAAGCTGGACGACCTCAGCACGTGCAATGAGCTGGTGGCCAAGCACGGCGCAGCACTGCAGCGCTCCCTGAGCGAGCTGGATGGGCTCCGGACCCCCTACGAGAGCAGCGAGAAGCTGAAGGCGGTGAACGAGCGGGCCACCCTCTTCCGCATCACATCCAATGCTATGATCAAC GCCTGCAGGGACTTCCTGGAACTAGCAGAGACGCACAGCCGGAAATGGCAGCGTGCCCTGCAGTATGAGCAGGAGCAACGCATCCACCTGGAGGAGACCATCGAGCAGCTGGCCAAGCAGCACAACAGCCTCGAGCGCGCCTTCCGCAGCGCCCCCGGCCGGGCCGCCAACCCTAGCAAGAGCTTCAGCGAGG GAAGCCTCCTAACCACCAAAGGCGAGGACAGTGAGGAAGATGAAGATACCGAGTACTTTGACGCCATGGAAGACTCCACGTCCTTCATCACTGTGATCACTGAGGCCAAGGAGGACAG AAAAGCTGAGGGTGGGACCACAGGCTCTGTGGACTGGACCTCATCAGACAAT GTGCTGGATGGCGCCTCGCTTGTCCCCAAGGGCCCCTCCAAAGTCAAGAGGCGTGTCCGCATCCCCGACAAGCCCAACTACAGCCTTAACCTCTGGAGCATCATGAAGAACTGCATCGGCCGGGAGCTCTCTAAGATCCCCATGCCG GTCAACTTTAATGAGCCCCTGTCCATGCTCCAGCGGCTGACCGAGGACCTGGAGTACCACCACCTGCTGGACAAGGCGGTGCACTGCACCAGCTCAGTGGAGCAGATGTGCCTGGTGGCCGCCTTCTCCGTGTCCTCCTACTCCACCACCGTGCACCGCATCGCCAAGCCCTTCAACCCAATGCTGGGTGAGACCTTTGAGCTGGACCGTCTGGATGACATGGGCCTGCGCTCCCTGTGTGAGCAG GTGAGCCAccacccaccctctgctgcccactaTGTGTTCTCCAAGTACGGCTGGAGCCTCTGGCAGGAGATCACCATCTCCAGCAAGTTCCGGGGGAAATACCTCTCCATCATGCCGCTAG GTGCCATCCACTTAGAATTCCAGGCCAGTGGGAATCACTACGTGTGGAGGAAAAGCACCTCGACTGTGCATAACATCATCGTGGGCAAGCTCTGGATCGACCAG ACAGGGGACATCGAGATTGTGAACCACAAGACCAAGGACCGGTGCCAGCTGAAGTTCTTGCCCTACAGCTACTTCTCCAAAGAGGTGGCCCGAAAG GTGACAGGAGTCGTGAGTGACAGCCAGGGCAAGGCCCACTATGTGCTGTCAGGCTCGTGGGATGAACAGATGGAGTGCGCCAAGATCGTGCAAAGCAGCCCCAGTAGCCCCAGCTCGGATGGGAAGCAGAAGACGGTGTACCAGACACTACCAGCCAAGCTGCTGTGGAAGAAGTACCCGCTGCC GGAGAACGCAGAGAACATGTACTACTTCTCGGAGCTGGCCCTGACCCTCAACGAACACGAGGAGGGCGTGGCGCCCACTGACAGCCGCCTGCGGCCGGACCAGCGGCTGATGGAGAAGGGCCACTGGGACGAGGCCAACACGGAGAAGCAGCGGCTGGAGGAGAAGCAGCGCCTAAACCGGCGCCGGCGGCTGGAGGCCTGCGCGCGGGGCTGTGGCGCGGAGGAAG CAGAGAAGGAGGCCGAAGTGTACATGCCGCTGTGGTTCGAGAAGAGGCTGGACCCGCTGACCGGGGAGACGGCCTGCATGTACAAGGGCGGCTACTGGGAGGCTAAGGAGAAGCAGGACTGGCACATGTGCCCCAACATCTTCTGA